ATGGTGCGTGTACTTCGTccaccactgctcactgagCACTGTACATCATGTTAGGTGCTTCTGTGCCAATGTTCATTGTcaaaagtgctttataaataaagaatgatTGACTGACCGAAAGTCACCTCAGTGCACAGACAATGAGACCATTCTGGCTCTCGCAGACCTCAGTGACGAATAATGACAAAAAGGGCTGTGCTGTGCCAGTTCAGCATAGCTTTTTAGAAGCCATACACTACATTCTCACACTCAGCTTATTACTGAGATATGCTCCAGTGAAAGGCCCTTCTGTCTGCTGAAGCCAGCTTGGCTCAAGATAAAACTGGAGTCAGtattctttctgtgtgtgtgtgtgtgtgtgtgtgtgtgttactgtcgGTTGGGGGTTGGGGGCGTTTACCAGGCTCTGAGAAAGCATCGCTGATGTCGTCATCTTTGTCCCCCTCATAgtcctcatcttcctcttcttcctcatcgtCGTTCTCCGAGAGCTCGTGCTCGCTGCCGAAACCCTCGTCGTGATCTTCATCATCCAGTTCCAGTCCCCCATCatactcttcctcctcctccccctcctcctcctcctcgccgtcTTCTTCCTcatccgcctcctcctcctcctgctctgccAGTGCCTTACCTGCCAGCCTGGCCCGGGTGAGGAAGAGCGAGTAGTTGTGttcttcctccttcttcttctctgccGCGGCGGCTGCTGTCGTCGCACCGTCGGTTGCCGCACCCATGGCACCAATGGGCAACAAGGTCTCGCTGCCCCCTGCCACAGAGAAGTGGAGCTTGGCTGGCAGGCCCCTGGAGGTGCCCACCTCCATGCCCGCGGGCAGCTCTCTCTTGCAGACGTTGGCGGCTGCTCTCCGCTCCGCCGCTGCAGACAGggggctggtggaggtggcgcAGGAAGATCCTGGGGGATTGTTCACCGCCATGCCGGTCTCGCTCGGACGCTCCGCAACGGGACCAGCAGAGGGCGTGACAGTGACCTGCGTGTCGGAATTTTTGCCAGGCGGCCGGTGGGGGCCACTGATGCGCACTTTGGCCTTGCACACGAAGTCGCTGCTGCTGCCGTCCGCAGGAGGTGGCCCGTGACGCTGTGCTTTGGCCATTGTCTCTGTGCTAGATGCCACCGGCCAGGTGGCCTTCTGTGAGCCTTCAGGGAAGTCCGGCAGCGTGTTTTGGCTGGAAGAGGATGTAAAGGAGGTGATAAAGGAAGAAGTAGTGAGGTGGTTGGCCTTCTTGCCCTGTGAGGCTGCAGGTGGAGGCAGGAGGACCTGCTGCTTTGGGCACATCAGAAGGTCTGGGTGGTACAGAGTGTCACATACAGGCTGGGAGTCCTCACTGTTGAGCTGGGCCAGCGTGGGAGTCCGGCCAATCACCTCCTCATCCTGGTAAGGGCTGGAGAAGTCATCCAGCCCCAGGAAGTCCACCTCCTTTGTGCCCCAGATGTCACAGCTGGTCAGCCTTGTGTACTTGGTCAAGTCCTCCCAGTAACTGTCCCACTGCTCAAAGTTCGAGGTGGGCTCACTGCTCTCCCCAAGGTCTGACAGTTGATCCAGACCTTCCAGCTCCCGGCACTCGCCAACTCCAAACACGTCCCCTTTCGGGCTCTGGCGGCACGTCATCTCCCTGTCCTGGAGGgtaaaacagaaaatgtttgaCGTCACAGCCATAAAAGTCTACACAAGTGGGACAGATGCAGGATTCTGACAAGGAAACTGCATAATTAGTTTAGTGAATGTGCCATTTCAGTGCCTGCAGAGACTCCTTAAGGACGTGGACCATAATATATCTATAATAGTAAAGGGATTGTCGCCTTTTACGCtctatattatattacaatGCAATTATGTTTGTCAtacagtgattgtcatttgcaGGGGCTTAACGTGCAATGCTATATTGTGTGGTGCACCTTGTCCACACTGAGAGCTACTCACCAGCTCGTACATAAAGTCTGGGTCAGAACTGTTAGCCAGCAGATCTGTACTGGTCAGCGCCTGGTCAGCAAAAGTGTAGTTCTGAAAGGCATCCCCAAAGGGAGGGTCCATCCCACTGATGCTGGGCTGTATGAAacgcatgaaaaaaaattacaaacgAAAAACGAAAGCCTAACACTGCCACCAACGACAATACCGCGGTTCTTACCTGAGGCATTGCCAAGCACAGATCTCCAGTTCCTAAGTGGAATTTTATTTCCCAGCCACCGCTCACCACTAGTCAACTAAGCCAGCGGCCTAACAGCTTATATAAGTATGGCTGTGATGTCCTCCTCAGTCGGCTTTTAACTGCGAGATGGGGgcgaaagaaaaaacaaaaaaaaacaggcaatgACACATTTACAAACTGCTTCAAACTGCTACCAACTCCGTGCGGAGAAAACACGCTCGGAGCTTCGCTCACCATATTCGGAAAGAAAGGGCACAAAGGCAGCAGAAAGATGGCCTCCCCCTGGCCGGCTACTTTAGCCAGGATCGAAGAAAGTTACTGAGGCTGACGGAGAGAAGCGGATAAACTCCATGAAAGACGGGGAGCTGAAGCCAGTGTATTAATTTAGCCGgtagaaagggagagagagagagagagagagaaagcgggTGAGGAggcaagggagagagaggaagcgatagagcgagagagatgaACACAGGGGCTATTTTTGTAACAGTCACAattccctctcccctctccccATAGCCGCGCGCAGACGGGCGCAAACACGGGGACCCGTCGCCGCAGAGTTATACGCCGTTTGCATAACAAATCGGCAGAAGTGTACAGACAGAAAGACCGAGAGGAGATGCGTGACTGAGCTCTGCTAGCCAGCTGCAAATGCAAGCGCAAAACAATCCTGCTCTTCGTGCGGCCcgtgatgtcatttcctgtcgGCATGCAATCCTGAGTCAAATAAGCATCTTATCATCCCCCGTGCTTCTGCACACGGCGGACAACTTTGCATGCGGCAAAGGACGAAAACAACTCTTGCAGACAACGCTGCttttctttctcacacacacacacacacacacacacacttccactttACCACACTTCAGTTTCGACCTGACAGCAGACCAGCTGAGGGGAAATTCCATGCAGATGTCCTGCAATCTGTGTCAATCTGTGCCAGGGTTCCGGAGGGGGCATTAATGTTGGAGCGCCCCCCAGAGCCGGTCCCACGAGCTGGGCAGGCACCAGACGGGTAAACTTTACCCGAGGTTACCATTAATGCACAAGCTAATGCGCCAGACACATTCAATACTGCTTGTATCGGAGGGCCGATCGGAAGCACTGATCAggctgccaagttaccactaaACCTGCTAAATGAGCAAATAGCCAACAGGTTATGGCAAGACTTTCacacaaaataatgttttgatcacTTTGAATAATTTAAATAGCTGTAATTCTGTAACTCAATACCCATGCCGTACCTTTCACAAATGTAGACACTCCTATTTGGGAGGCAGGGACAGACCTGTGcttggggtcattgtcatgaGCTGCTATAGAGATctaccaaataaaaaataaaaaaactttatctACTTAATCAATTACCTGCCAGGTTCTCCTGTGACAATTGTTGTAATCACTGCTCTTTTATTCTCTAGACAAACTGAATTACTGACcaaaaccattttaaatatactgtaaattataataatttaaatcaaaTGTATATGCAAATACATATGTGCTGAACAGTTCATCTATACCTGGAACTAACTATGAGCCTAGTTTCCTCTATAGGCTCGTAAATACTTCCGTTTTATGGTTTACCAAACCTTTAAAAGGAGTGTGTCAGTTTAATTGGTGAAGTTGTACAGACAATTGCATGTTAAAATGCTAACACAGGTGCCTAATATTGAGGCTTACTTCAAGCACGAATTGTTGCGTTCACCTTATTGTGCTTAGACTTGTACTAATCTCAGCTCTTAATACAGAAATACTTCTTTATCTAAAGCAGCACTACacatttttggggcagtggtggctttgcgcttaaggaagcggccccgtagtcagaaggttgccggttcgaatcccaatctgccaaggtgccactgagcaaggtaccgttcCCGTTCCCACACAGTCTCGGGctcctgtcgtggctgcccactgctcaccaatggtgaaggttaaatacagaggacacatttcgtagtgtcaccatgtgctgtgctgcagtgtttcacaatgacaatcacttctcggCCCATTTATTTTAAGATGCAAGCATGCCCGCTCCAAAAGAACTCTCACACTGTAGGGAACTAATAGAACAAGCCTGATCCTTTCACTGAACAAGCTTGTTCAATCTCATCTGGGCCAGGCCACCCGCAGAGCACTCCTCTACTATTGATTTGTATTGCtgattcatatttatatattttcaccACTGCATGACTGAGCACTTATTCCAGCGGGTACGTCAGGCATCAGAACATGCAATGACTAAACAAATCACGAGTATTCGGAACAAAAGGCCAAGAGTGCCGCGGTAGCCCATATAACAGGTCACAGGTTGCAGTCCCTGCTGGATTTTCAGGCAGGTCTCCGTGCCTAGCCTGTTCCGGCAGGTCACTATAGCTTGATGCACAGGCTTGAAGCGTGTTAGATATGCGTGGGTGTGCTGCGTCTGCATCAGCCAACTCGATGTAGCTGTAATCATGCTAATAAAACAGGAAATATCAAGCACCGCtggtgagaaaaaaataaaaaaacattcttatAACAAGACCAAAGGTGACATCTCAGGCTTTCTGCAACAACTAAGCATGCTATTTTAGAAGCTGGTATGAACTGTGGCTTATGTTACAGCAGAGTTTACGGTCTGGTGTTTTTAAGCCACACGGTGAAATGATCATTCTAAGGCACTGGCACTCGCAAAAATGCTTCCTctacaaataataacaataaatactCTTGTCTTTATATGGATTGATTTATTGGTCATATTACATATGAACAATAGTACATTTACTAGTAAATAGGCATCTATCCTTTTAGACTACAATACTTTAAATGTTGATTGGACAGACGATGATCCGTGCATTATGGATACGTTTAAAGACACAGAATCCTTGGGTCTAGAACATTTTTTACTCAACAAGGAAGTGCTATTCACAGAGCTAATACTCACATGCTACCACCATTACATCAGGAGCTATTCAAAAGTAATCTTACGTTATATAGTTCATAACCTGAATTACAAGTTTTACTAGCCTCCGCAACAATACATTTTTAGGCaattaatttgtatttgtaactagtaatacacacaaaaaaggctATTTCGCTAACATAGTAGGTGCATTTAAACAGGTTTTCCACTCcccaaacacattaaaatatctT
The window above is part of the Denticeps clupeoides chromosome 6, fDenClu1.1, whole genome shotgun sequence genome. Proteins encoded here:
- the crebrf gene encoding CREB3 regulatory factor: MPQPSISGMDPPFGDAFQNYTFADQALTSTDLLANSSDPDFMYELDREMTCRQSPKGDVFGVGECRELEGLDQLSDLGESSEPTSNFEQWDSYWEDLTKYTRLTSCDIWGTKEVDFLGLDDFSSPYQDEEVIGRTPTLAQLNSEDSQPVCDTLYHPDLLMCPKQQVLLPPPAASQGKKANHLTTSSFITSFTSSSSQNTLPDFPEGSQKATWPVASSTETMAKAQRHGPPPADGSSSDFVCKAKVRISGPHRPPGKNSDTQVTVTPSAGPVAERPSETGMAVNNPPGSSCATSTSPLSAAAERRAAANVCKRELPAGMEVGTSRGLPAKLHFSVAGGSETLLPIGAMGAATDGATTAAAAAEKKKEEEHNYSLFLTRARLAGKALAEQEEEEADEEEDGEEEEEGEEEEEYDGGLELDDEDHDEGFGSEHELSENDDEEEEEDEDYEGDKDDDISDAFSEPGCDADMAEDMKGLTAGLSRQRGKRRYFWEYSEQLAPSKQERMLKPSEWDRDTLPSNMYQKNGLHHGKYTLKKSRRTDVEDLTPNPRKLLQIGNELRKLNKVISDLTPVSELPLTARPRSRKEKNKLASRACRLKKKAQYEANKVKLWGLGTEYDRLLFVINAIKEEIVNRVQDLSEDKCTSMAEKLDKLIEDTLVKSPVAGQTSDFVNQILENTGKGDPTGGLVGLRVPTSKV